From Anastrepha obliqua isolate idAnaObli1 chromosome 3, idAnaObli1_1.0, whole genome shotgun sequence:
aactttttgggaatttcacataatatcaatttaatgaaatatgCACTTTCAGTaggccaaaagaaaaaaaaaattattctatatattttaaatgaggAGTAATCCATTTGGGGTTTTAGAATTTATCtcgatttttatataatataaaaaacccTTGAAACGCAAACAATGTTTGCATTGGATAGAAAAAGAGAGAAGTAACAAAATGTCTTTTAAATTACTTCTACGGCTGGCTTTCGAGTAGAGCGGTTCCATaccaagtgatccaagtattggCGTCCTGATCTTAAATTctttctgaaaatttgtttacttgtaGGCGTGAATATGgtaaaaattaaactgaaacaattttgaaaaaataataataattttagatttattcaatatcgcaaattttgttgtataggagaataaataaagtataataacttcggttccttttaaataaaattaaaaaaaaaaatttgtttgaaatataataaaattttttttaattttttgaaataaaatttatagaataaaatatataaaaaaatattttaatttttttttaatttttagaatgaaatatatttgaagCTTCTTCTTTagtttgttgaaataaaatatatttaaaaattattagaattttttttaattttttcaaataaaatatatctaaaaaatatttcaatttttttgaataaaatttatttaaattttttgttgagtttgttaaaataaaatatatttacaaaaatattttaatttttagaatgaaatatatttgaagTTTCTTGTTTagtttgttgaaataaaatatatttaaaaattattagaattttttatatagtacaatatagtacaattttttttaaattttttggaataaaatatatttaaaatatattatatttcagtttttctttttaattttttgaaataaaatatatttaaagttttttgaaataaagcatattaaaatatattataattttttgttttaattttttgttgggaaaaatttaacttttttttgtggtgaatgTTTgggaattttctttattttttgtagatttccgaaaatacccccttaagaatttttgtttaattaaccGCTCGTTATTTGGCGGTGACACCAACGTGGGGCCATTTTCATCCCGTTTGTTATTTGTGGTGACCTCAACGtggtgctattattttgaaaaaaaaaaaaaaaattatatatatgtatattcaaatgtTCTTTTCGTTCTTTTCGCTATTTtatataaacgaaaaaaaatgacCACTCGAGTTTTGGTTGTAGACCTCATATTATTATTTAGCATCAGAGCACCTTAAACTAAGAAGAAAGATATACGTTTTTTATTTGTGGCTCTTGTACGTATAAGTAAAGAATTGACCAAATTcaagatttgaagatgcttACACCATCTAATAGCCAGACGCGCACGACTCCTGCAGAAGATGTAGGTATATATGAAGAGACCTTTGCTACTTTAGGTAGAAAATTGTGTAATGAGATTTTAGCACGGTGGAAATCAGACACCTGCTAAAGAGGCAAAGAAAAGTTTTCCATGGGGTATGATGTGCCTGAGTGTGTACCATAACAGACAACCGctgcaacctaacctaacctaattgagGACAGTGATGGCTCATTTTATTTCGAAAGTGAAGTATTTACACAATCTTCAGTTTCAGCAGTATGGAGAAGAATATTTTCCGTGCTAAATCCAATAACCCTATAAAAAGCCTTTGGTCTTTTCAAATACGTGATTTGATTATCTTTCACTTGGACTACCACTTTTCAGTTTACAAATAGTCAGGGGAAAGTCCAGGTCATGCCCCATTTATGCGATAGAAAGTAGTTTAAATTCTTGCGATTCCAAAGCTattcaaacacatttttttctctaatttgGTTTATTTCTTGTATAACACATTTCCTATTTAATCCATATAAATGAAGACTTTAAAATCAATTAGCCTGTAGTAGTAGTACTTGCGGGTCCAGTTGGACCGGTTGGTCCCGTTGGTCCTGTCGGGCCCTCTGGTCCCCGCTCACCATCGTAACCGCGTGGTCCACGCAAACCCGGCGGACCTGGAGGTCCTATTGGACCAGGAGCGCCCATGTGACCGCGTCGTCCACTTCCTCCTTGTGGGCCAGCTAAGCCAACGCGTCCATCTGAGCCACGCTCGCCCTTCTCACCTTTTTGTCCCGGTGGGCCGGGCACACCTGGCACTCCCGGCGGGCCAGGTGGGCCAACCTGTGTGACAAAATTTGACGCAGCTAAAGCGATGAATCCTGTGAAAGACGATAAGATAAATGAAATTCACAGCTTGTATGGAGACCGATTATGTGAAAATGTTTTACCAAAAGAGATCAGCACTGTTAGTAGTCTCATGTTTGGCAGGCGTTTAATGGCGCACATGAAGCAAATCTcagttttatatgatttttagcTTTGGTGATTTATGCGCGAATTTGATGAGTTCACTGCTCTGCGGAACACAAGAAATAAACGATCAATCAATCAATTGGGTCAACCAACTGTCTTCGGATCGTAAAAATTATAATGAGATTAAAgcgaaatatgcaaatattagtGAAAGGGCTGCTGCAGTTAAATTAGAACATATACAGATCAAAAATCATAGAGAATGTGTGCAAAGATTCTGACACACTAAGTGCAGATTTGCGACGCTCTATATAAAGTGGTACACTGGGATTTCACTATTCAGTTCATCCCCGGTCAACGATGAAAGTCGCAACGCATACAATTAGGAGTAAACGCAATTTAACATAAAattcttctacaaaaaaaaataatctttgttttcttaaaatttagctCTACTTATTCTTGTGGCCTCTATCGCCTTACCAACCACCTTGGCCAAACGGCGGCTAATATCAGCCGACACGAAGAATGAGCAACGCGCACTGCTTGGCGTACGTCAGCAGCCTATCGTCTACCCGCAGCCACAATGTATTTGTGCGCCCGGGCCACCGGGTCCAGCAGGACCGCCAGGACAGCCGGGATTGCAGGGTAATCGTGGGGATAAGGGAGACGATGGCTTTCAAGGTGCTGTGGGGCCGATTGGACCAACCGGACAGCGTGGGTTGCCCGGTAGGCCCGGTATTCCTGGACCAATAGGACCACCGGGGCGACGTGGCAGACGTGGTTTCCCTGGTGAGCGCGGACCAACAGGACCACCAGGTCCAACGGGACCAACAGGTCCAACCGGGCCAGCTGCATCAACAACAGCTCGTTCGTTGGACGGGCGTGCGGGTGAGGGACTAGTAGCCTTACCGGATTATGATGTACCAATTGGTGACGAAGACGAAGACGACGATGATGAGGAAGATGAGTTTTTTGAACAGCGAAAATGATCACGTATTTGTGCTTTTGTAAGAATTTCTGTGAATTTTAAGTAcgcgtataaataaataaattaaatggaatGTATTAGAAATGAATGGGCCATGCGTAATGTAGTGTCGGTAGAAGGGGCATAGAAAGGGACTGATGTTGTGTCTCATTTGTTTAAAGTGAACgcccgaatgtatttctgccatcaaagaGTTTCCATACACCAAATTGGAAGGGAAGCTGCTATCTTGCAAAAATATATTCCGGTAAACCTCtatttccttcttcttcttcaagcTGGAAACATTTTGGGACTCCAATGTTATctcacgaaacaccaaaataagaaTCAGCAAATCAGTCCTTCTGTACGACTCAGAGACATGAAAACTCACTGACGCGATCTGCAATAAAttgctcattttttttaacaaattctaCATCCACAAGAGAAAAgagcgcgtcaccaaagatgacATGGTGCGAACGATGCGTACTGAAAGCCAGAGTTTTCGGTCCTGGAGTCAAATAAGGAGTtaagtatagggtgggccatgtaaaatttgctttttcaaaAGGCTATAAAAAGaacactaatcaatatttttttacacttttttttttttgaagattgaacattgtcatttatgaatgaaaaataatatcgttcaaatgactgccacgactggctttacagtaggccattcgatcaactaaatttttaagcacattttcgattgtttgggctccaatttcatgaatggcaacttcgatttcgtgttttaaagcatcaatcgtctctggatggttcgtatagcatttatccttaacggctccccacaaaaaatagtccaacgggcttaaatcacagctccgaggcggccaattggtatcggaatttcggctgattattcggttttcaaaaacggtagccaaaagttcgattgtaactttggcagtgtgacaagttgcaccgtcctgttgaaatcaaatgtcgtccatgtcatcctcttcaagttttgaaaacaattcgttgagcatgtcacggtaacggtcgccatttactgtaaccgcggctcctcgctcattttcgaa
This genomic window contains:
- the LOC129242173 gene encoding collectin-46-like translates to MRLLTVLISFGFIALAASNFVTQVGPPGPPGVPGVPGPPGQKGEKGERGSDGRVGLAGPQGGSGRRGHMGAPGPIGPPGPPGLRGPRGYDGERGPEGPTGPTGPTGPTGPASTTTTG
- the LOC129242174 gene encoding collagen alpha-1(I) chain-like, producing MKVATHTIRTLLILVASIALPTTLAKRRLISADTKNEQRALLGVRQQPIVYPQPQCICAPGPPGPAGPPGQPGLQGNRGDKGDDGFQGAVGPIGPTGQRGLPGRPGIPGPIGPPGRRGRRGFPGERGPTGPPGPTGPTGPTGPAASTTARSLDGRAGEGLVALPDYDVPIGDEDEDDDDEEDEFFEQRK